The Kaistella daneshvariae genomic sequence CTGGCGGAAAAAGAAGGCGGCTACACTACTTTTTCACCAACTGGCGAAGAAATGTCGGTTTACGAAGCATCGGTGAAATACAAGGAAGCGCAAACACCTTTAATCGTTTTGACCGGAAAAGAATACGGCAGCGGCTCCTCACGTGACTGGGCGGCAAAAGGCACTTTTTTGCTGGGAATTAAAGCAGTTTTAGCGGAAAGTTACGAAAGAATTCACCGCAGTAATTTGGTTGGTGTCGGCGTTTTGCCACTTCAATATAAAAACGGTGATACTGCAGAAAATCTCGGGCTGACCGGAAAAGAAATCTTTTCAATTACCGGCATTGCGGAGAACATCAAACCTTTAAAAGAAATTGAAATTATTGCAACGAACACGAACGGAAGCGAAATTAAATTCAATGTTATCGCACGTTTGGATTCTCTGATTGAAATTGAATATTACCGAAACGGCGGAATTTTGCAATATGTTCTGCGCCAGTTTTTAGAAAAATAACCCCTAACTGACCAAAAAACTATCAAATGGAAAACCACGATTTATATCCGGAAACAACAAACGAATTAGCAGAAAAAAAGGCCGCTTTAGCACCGAAAAATATTGAAGCCTGGCGGAATTTCAGTAAGACGGTTTTTGAAGCCGGCGCTTTGGATGAAAAAACGAAACAGCTGATTGCTATTGCGGTTGCGCACGTGACGCAATGTCCATACTGCATCAGGTCGCATACCAAAACCGCTTTGAGAAAAGGTGCAACGAAAGAAGAAGTGATGGAAGCGATTTGGGTGGCGGCGGAAATGCGCGCCGGCGCGGCTTATGCGCATGCGACTATTGCCATGGATGAAATGGAAAATACGAAAACACATTAAGCAACTTTAAGCACTTTTAAGCACATTTTAAGCAACTTTAAGCAAATCAAAAAAGTGGTCTTTTAGCGGCTAAAAAAGTTTGCGGATAGTCGGTTCTAATTTCAGCTGAAATTTTAGAAAAATTTGCATTTTAACCGTCAAAAAAATATCCGTTTGTAAACGGATATTTTTTTATATATTTGATTATCAATCAATTTTTATGCAAAACTGTCTGGAATGTGGTGAAAAAATAATCGGCAGAAGCGATAAAAAATTCTGCAACGATGGCTGTAGAAACGCTTATAACAATAAGCACAACAAAGATTCATCAAACCTGATGCGCAACATTAATAATAAACTGCGCAAAAATCACCGGATTTTGAGCGAGCAACCGTACAAGGAAGGAAAAGCCAAAACCACGCGAAACAAACTTTTAGCGGAAGGTTTTGATTTCGACTATTTCACCACCTTAAAAATTTACAAAAACGGCGCAGAATATCGTTTCGTTTACGACATCGGATATAAAATTTTAGAGGAAGACTGGATATTGTTGGTGAGGAAGGAATGAACTCAGTTCTTCCCTTTGCAAATCGCCACGCATTTCTTATTTTTGCACTGCGCGGGATGTAGCGCAGCCTGGTAGCGTACTTGCATGGGGTGCAAGGGGTCGCTGGTTCGAATCCAGTCATCCCGACAAAAAAAGAGCAGTTAAAACCGCTCTTTTTTTATTTTTAATTAAATTTTATTCGTCTTCTTTGATCAAGCGAATTTTATCTTCTAAAATCTCAATTTTTTTATCGCGGTAAAGGCCGCCGATAGCTTTCTTGAAATTTTTCTTGCTCATCTGCAATTCTTCCCTAATTTCTTCAGGCGTTGATTGGTCCGAAAGATACAGCAAACCGTAATTCACTTCCAGTTTATTCAAAATAATTTTCTGGAATTCGTCGATGTTTTCATAACCTTCGGGCTGAAGTGAAACATCAATTTTCCCGTCTTCACGGATGCTTTTAATGTAACCGGTTTCCTCGGATAGTGGAAAAAGTTTTTTGTAGATATCCGACGAATAAATTAAGCCGATATACTTTTTGTTGATCACCACATTCCAACCCAACTCGCTCGGGCCTGCGACGATTAAATGCACTTTATCACCCTTTTCAAAAGGCACGTTTTGGTAGCTTTGATTTTTCTTGAAACGCGTTGTCCCGGTAATTAAATTTGAAATCTCATCAAGGTAAACATAGACCAGATAGCTTTTGCCTTCTAGTATTTTCGCGCGTTGTTGCTTGTACGGAACGAAAAGGTCTTTAATAATTCCCCAATCCATAAAAGCACCGCTGGGCAAACTTTGAACGCAGGTCATTACCGCAAATTCACCGATTTCAGCGTTGGGTTTTTCTGTGGTTGCTTTCAGTTTGTCATCGTCCTGATACACAAAAACCTCCATTTCATCACCAATTTCGGTTCCTTCAGAAGCAAAAATTTTCGGCAGAAAAGCGCGCTCCCCATCTTCGTCTGCAAGAAAAAACCTGAATAATTTTTTTCTGCTACTTTTAAAATTTGAGTTTTTCCGAGGTTCATAAAAAGCTTGATAAGTTGTGAATAATGATAAGCGCAAAGATAAGGTATTTTCTGAGGAATATTCGGGAATGGTTGTTGCTGCGTTTTCCGAAAAAAATCATGAATTCGCTCCAAAAATTTAGTCCGGAATTTAATGAGCTTTCCGCTGCGGAAAACATCAGTTTAGAAAAAGCCATTAGATCAGCTGAAAAGTTCGTAGAAAATTCACCCAAAATCAGCGGAGTGAATTACGCCACACGCGATGCCCACTCTAAAACCTACGCAACAGTAAAAGCGAAACTTGAAATTTCTGAAAATTTACCCGATTTTATTGCCAAAATTTTCGATAAAGAAAGTTATGAACTTTTGTTAAGATTTTCGAATGCAAATCTGGTTATCAATAAGAAAGGACGGGAAATTCCCGCGTACGGATTTTCGTTAAAAATAAAAAATATCGGGCAAAATGAGGCAAATTTTCCGTTGGTTAATTTTCCTTTGTTTCCGACAAATTCACCATCGGTTTTTCTGAAATTTTTCACTTCGGTCAACACTTTTTTGGTCACTAAACAGGACAATTTTTTGGTTTCAGCTCTGGATTTGCCACATCTGCTGAAAAACGGTTTTTCGCTTTTAAGCTCCATGTTTTCTGTTGATTTAATGAAAAGCACTTTCAAACTAATGGCCCATGCAAAAGATTTCTTCTTTTCATTTAATTTTTACGGAATTGGCTGTTACCGCCTTGGCGATTACATCATGAAATTAAGCCTGGAGCCGGAAAATATCAGTCCAAAAATCGGGCGCGGCGAACCGCAAAAAGAAACGGTAAACTGGTTTTTAGCTTCGCACGAATCTTCATTTAATTTAATGATTGAAATGTGCGAAAATCTGGAAGCTCAGCCCATAAATAATTTGAAAAAAGAGTGGAAAAAGGCGCCAAAATTTTGTCTTGGAAAAATTAAAATTCCAAAAGCTGCTTTTTTAAATTCCGATGATCTGGCAATTGAAAACC encodes the following:
- a CDS encoding carboxymuconolactone decarboxylase family protein, giving the protein MENHDLYPETTNELAEKKAALAPKNIEAWRNFSKTVFEAGALDEKTKQLIAIAVAHVTQCPYCIRSHTKTALRKGATKEEVMEAIWVAAEMRAGAAYAHATIAMDEMENTKTH
- a CDS encoding catalase family protein, with protein sequence MNSLQKFSPEFNELSAAENISLEKAIRSAEKFVENSPKISGVNYATRDAHSKTYATVKAKLEISENLPDFIAKIFDKESYELLLRFSNANLVINKKGREIPAYGFSLKIKNIGQNEANFPLVNFPLFPTNSPSVFLKFFTSVNTFLVTKQDNFLVSALDLPHLLKNGFSLLSSMFSVDLMKSTFKLMAHAKDFFFSFNFYGIGCYRLGDYIMKLSLEPENISPKIGRGEPQKETVNWFLASHESSFNLMIEMCENLEAQPINNLKKEWKKAPKFCLGKIKIPKAAFLNSDDLAIENLSFDPFKNPEILQPVGKIQQIRKKVYEASIRTRNALNQKKNAGITANI